In Thermoplasmata archaeon, the genomic stretch TCGTCATCCGGCAGGAGACCGTGCCGTAGGAGGTTGCCCAGGGCGAACCCATTGGTCACGCACCGCCGGACGTTCTCCCAGCGGCTCGCGTTAGCCCGCCGCGAGTTGCCTTCGATCCAGACGCGGAAGAACTCGTGGGCGCGGCCGTCGAACCCGGAGAGGAAGGAGAGGTCGTCCGCGTAAACGTCCTGCACATGATTGAAGGCTTCTCCGAGCGCCTGAAGTCCGTCTCGCGGCACACGTACGGCCTTGCCCAGAGACTGGTACAACGCCGGATCGTGGGACGGATGCCGCGTCTCCGTGCGAATCATGTGGCCCATCTCGTGCGCGAGCAGGCCGTCGAAGGCGTTCGAGCGCACAGCGTCCAGGGACGCGTAGAGCGTGTGGTGGCCCTTCGTGGACTTCGTGGCGCCCATGATGGGCATGCGCACAACCTCAACCTCCACGGGCCACGCGACGCGCAGCCCGTGGGCCGCGAGCCGGCGTTCCACACTTTGGAACGTCGCGCGCACGTCGTCCACGTCCGCGCAGTCCGTCCGATCGAGCACCGTCACGAGCACGACCGTTCTAAGACCGCGATCCCAATAAAGCTGGGGCCTCTTCGACGTCCGCCGTGATTCGGTTCGTCCTGCCCTCCTTACCTGACCCTTCCGTACCCATCGAACATACGTCCAGGGAGAAAGGTTTAAGCGGGCTCCAGGAGTGTCGCGCATCATTCCCCTCTGGTGAATAGGAT encodes the following:
- a CDS encoding DUF5781 family protein translates to MLVTVLDRTDCADVDDVRATFQSVERRLAAHGLRVAWPVEVEVVRMPIMGATKSTKGHHTLYASLDAVRSNAFDGLLAHEMGHMIRTETRHPSHDPALYQSLGKAVRVPRDGLQALGEAFNHVQDVYADDLSFLSGFDGRAHEFFRVWIEGNSRRANASRWENVRRCVTNGFALGNLLRHGLLPDDDPLWALARDFDRRARVDAVDGFAEFFASLPADPKPGALVERVKFLAGSLVQATNSRRL